Proteins encoded within one genomic window of Calonectris borealis chromosome 1, bCalBor7.hap1.2, whole genome shotgun sequence:
- the LOC142077709 gene encoding phosphatidylinositol 3,4,5-trisphosphate 3-phosphatase TPTE2-like, with product MTTVRYEQGAELTEVSSSPTVEEPTVKIDDGRDEDNEPDSCSNAIRRKISPFVMSFGFRVFGVVLIIVDIIVVIVDLAISEKKKGVREILEGVSLAIALFFLIDVLLRVFVEGFRNYFRSKLNILDAFIVVGTLLINMTYSFSDLAAADQIPRMVTILRVLRIVILIRIFRLASQKKQLEVVTRRMVSENKRRYMKDGFDLDLTYVTDRIIAMSFPSSGKQSFYRNPIEEVARFLDTKHADHYKVYNLCSEKGYDPKYFHYRVERIFIDDHNVPALRDMLKFTASVREWMSQDEKNIIAIHCKGGKGRTGTMVCTWLIDSDQFESAKESLDYFGERRTDRSTSTKFQGVETPSQSRYVGYYEILKNKYNLKLPPERQLKIKNLKIHSIHGVGKGNGTDMKVQIIVRKQVVLECVCASQGNCKLFFDSESDSVVIGLEDSPVISGDVKVRFESYSDLPKGYDDCPFFFWFNTSFIENNRLYLPRNELDNPHKSKMWKVYSETFAVEVNFIEP from the exons ATGACAACCGTGAGGTATGAACAAGGGGCAGAGCTGACAGAAGTGTCCAG CTCTCCAACAGTAGAAGAGCCCACAGTAAAGATTGATGATGGTCGTGATGAGGATAATGAACCAGACAGCTGTTCCAA TGCAATTAGGAGAAAAATTTCCCCATTTGTGATGTCATTTGGATTCAG AGTATTTGGAGTTGTACTTATCATTGTGGACATTATAGTCGTGATTGTGGATCTGGCTATCAGTGAGAAGAAGAAGGGTGTTAGAGAGATTCTTGAAGGTGTTTCCCTGGCAATAGCACTCTTCTTTCTCATCGATGTTCTTCTGAGGGTGTTTGTTGAAGG CTTCAGGAACTATTTCCGGTCCAAACTGAATATTTTGGATGCATTCATAGTGGTGGGCACTCTGTTAATTAACATGACATACTCCTTCTCAGACCTTGCTGCAGCAGATCAGATACCAAG AATGGTTACTATCCTCCGAGTTCTGAGAATTGTCATCTTAATAAGAATATTTCGCCTGGCTTCACAAAAGAAGCAACTTGAAGTGGTGACCAGGAGAATG GTCTCTGAAAACAAAAGGCGTTATATGAAAGATGGCTTTGATCTGGATCTCACTTATGTTACTG ATCGCATTATTGCAATGTCATTTCCATCTTCTGGGAAGCAGTCTTTCTATAGAAACCCTATAGAG GAAGTTGCAAGATTTTTGGACACCAAACATGCAGACCACTATAAAGTCTACAATCTCTGCA GTGAAAAAGGCTATGACCCCAAGTACTTCCACTATAGGGTGGAAAGGATTTTTATTGATGACCACAATGTCCCAGCACTACG GGACATGCTGAAATTCACTGCCAGTGTCCGTGAATGGATGAGTCAAGATGAGAAGAACATCATAGCGATTCACTGTAAAGGAGGCAAAG GCAGGACTGGAACAATGGTCTGTACCTGGCTCATAGACAGTGACCAGTTTGAGAGCGCAAAG GAAAGTTTGGACTACTTTGGGGAGAGAAGAACTGATAGAAGCACAAGTACCAAATTTCAAGGAGTTGAAACTCCATCCCAG AGTAGGTATGTTGGGTATTATGAGATCCTGAAAAACAAGTATAACTTGAAACTCCCACCAGAGAGACAACTCAaaataaaaaacctcaaaatCCACTCTATACATG GAGTTGGGAAAGGCAATGGAACTGATATGAAGGTGCAGATAATAGTGAGGAAGCAAGTTGTACTAGAATGTGTATGTGCCAGTCAAGGAAACTGCAAG CTCTTCTTTGATTCTGAAAGTGACTCTGTAGTCATTGGCTTGGAAGACAGCCCTGTTATAAGTGGTGATGTGAAAGTCAGATTTGAATCATATTCT GATCTCCCAAAAGGTTATGATGACTGCCCATTCTTCTTCTGGTTCAACACTTCCTTTATTGAAAATAACAG ACTCTACCTTCCCAGGAACGAGCTGGATAACCCTCACAAGTCTAAAATGTGGAAAGTCTATAGTGAGACATTTGCTGTGGAGGTGAACTTTATTGAGCCATAA